A section of the Oncorhynchus gorbuscha isolate QuinsamMale2020 ecotype Even-year linkage group LG06, OgorEven_v1.0, whole genome shotgun sequence genome encodes:
- the LOC124037148 gene encoding beta-1,3-galactosyltransferase 2-like: MQWRRRHCCPMKMTWTMKRSLFRTHMAGLLSLALLFTLFLFFSHQDWLPGRTGPRDNPLTYTVRGFRTAKTEANQSLSLRNLWRETGYVPPKPQLNLSSQQAEGGGGGEAMVGVTGLENSMSANNSLQQEMGVGGRLNSQPYRYILNEPFKCRDSTPFLVLLIAAEPGQVDARNAIRQTWSNESVAMGLGFVRLFLLGLGRSSDRYTQTAIEEESWVHHDIIQQDYQDTYYNLTIKTLMGMNWVATHCPQVHYVMKTDSDMFVNTEYLIQKLLKPELPPRQSYFTGYLMRGYAPNRNKDSKWYMPPELYPSERYPIFCSGTGYVLSGDMAERIYQASLSIRRLHLEDVYVGICLAKLRIDPTPPPNEFLFNHWRVSYSSCKYSHLITSHQFQPNELIKYWNHLQTNKHNACINMAKERNGRYRHRKYHAERPQ, from the coding sequence ATGCAGTGGAGACGGCGGCACTGCTGCCCCATGAAGATGACCTGGACCATGAAGCGCTCGCTCTTCCGGACCCACATGGCAGGTCTCCTGTCCCTGgccctcctcttcactctcttcctcttcttcagcCACCAGGACTGGCTGCCAGGCCGGACCGGGCCCCGTGACAACCCCCTGACCTACACCGTTAGGGGCTTCCGCACAGCCAAGACCGAGGCAAATCAGAGCTTGAGTCTGCGGAACCTTTGGCGAGAGACAGGCTATGTGCCTCCAAAGCCCCAGCTTAACCTCAGCTCCCAGCAGGCTGAGGGAGGCGGTGGAGGGGAAGCCATGGTGGGTGTAACAGGACTAGAAAACTCGATGAGCGCCAACAACAGTTTACAGCAGGAGATGGGCGTGGGAGGGAGGCTCAATTCCCAGCCCTACCGCTACATCCTCAACGAGCCCTTCAAGTGCAGGGACAGTACCCCGTTCTTGGTGCTGCTGATCGCTGCAGAGCCAGGCCAGGTAGATGCCAGGAACGCTATCCGGCAGACGTGGAGCAACGAGAGTGTGGCCATGGGTCTAGGTTTCGTCCGACTCTTCCTGCTGGGTCTAGGGCGGAGCTCTGACAGGTACACCCAGACCGCTATTGAGGAGGAGAGCTGGGTTCACCATGACATCATCCAGCAGGACTATCAGGACACATACTACAACCTCACCATCAAAACCCTGATGGGCATGAATTGGGTGGCCACCCATTGCCCGCAGGTGCACTATGTCATGAAGACAGACAGTGACATGTTTGTTAACACGGAGTATCTCATCCAGAAGCTGCTGAAGCCCGAACTCCCACCCAGACAGAGCTACTTCACTGGCTATCTGATGAGGGGCTACGCACCCAACCGCAACAAGGACAGCAAGTGGTACATGCCTCCAGAGCTGTACCCTAGCGAGAGGTACCCCATCTTCTGCTCGGGAACCGGGTATGTGTTATCTGGGGACATGGCGGAGAGGATCTATCAGGCGTCTCTGAGCATACGGAGGCTGCACCTGGAGGACGTTTACGTGGGTATATGCCTGGCCAAGCTCCGCATAGACCCCACACCGCCACCCAACGAGTTCCTCTTCAACCACTGGAGGGTGTCCTACTCCAGCTGTAAGTACAGCCACCTCATCACCTCCCACCAGTTCCAGCCCAACGAACTGATCAAGTACTGGAACCACCTGCAGACCAACAAGCACAATGCATGCATCAACATGGCCAAGGAAAGGAATGGGAGGTATAGACACAGGAAGTATCACGCAGAGAGACCTCAGTGA